The segment CGATGTTCTAAAAGAGCAGGTAACACCATTGAATATATGTTGATTATGTACCACCGGTTTGAGTTTCCAAATTGGTGACTAATTCAGAGTAGTATAATTATTACTGGCCCCAAAAAAATAAACTGTATATCTTTTCTCATTATATTTTGTAGTTACAAGCAAGCATCTCAGCGGATGATGGAGCGCGTAGGAGCATGGTGGATCCAACGGTCCACAAAACTTGTTCAGACCAATCACTAAAGACAATGATGGAGATATGTGTAAGGTGTCTCATCAAAGACCCTTTAGAGCGGCCTTCCATTGAAGATGTCCTGTGGAATCTTCAGTTTGCTTCTCAAGTCCAAGAAGGTTGGCTACAAAATAGCAATCCTCCGAGCATTCGCGGCTCGCCTTCTCCTGCAGcttcctctcttcctcctccttctcgTTTGCACATAACAACAATCGAATCTCCCCGAGATTCAGGTACTTTTAAATCGACACTGCACCACCTTTTATGAACAACTGGTGAGATTGAATGAGTTTCTTGATGTGAGATTCATATTTTGTTTGTGTGTGGCTGTTTATTGCAGGATATGAAGAACATGAGAGATAGGGAGACAagagttttggtttggttagttGCGTGCTCTTTCTATGTAGAGGAACCTAACAATAAACTGGTTATcgcattaaaaaaataaactaccGAACTCTACATATATCTTGGTATACCGTATACTGTtgattactatatatattattctccTTTTTCCAATATTATTGAAAAGgagatatataaaattataaattaaagacAAGGCCTAGTTATATATTCATATCCGGTGAAAACCCTCCGCAGCCACCGTCGTCGAACCAACAGCCACCGAAAAATCAGTACCGTTCTCTTGCTCATCATCCTCATGATGATTTATTGTAACTTGCTGATGCCGTGGCATAGGCTGCAACGAATGTTTTAAGTTAGCGGGAACCATGACGTCATAGCTAACGGCCGCTGCTGCTGTCGCGGTGAAGCTGTTCATGGTTGATCCGGCAAGAGTGGTGGAGGCGGATGAGTTGTTGGAGTATTCGGTTTGTTGCATAACGACtaattgttgttgttggtggtggctttgttgttgttgttgttgcataACGTTGGCCATTGCGACTCTACTATTGATTAGTTGTGATTGCACCAGCGATAACTCAGCTTGTAGCGAGGCCACCTGATATATTCATGGTTACAAAATCACTTCTATTTATTGTTACATTTGTAAACTAACTTATGATTTTCTTAGCTAACAAAAGAACTTGagaaatatttatcaaaaataagaaTTGATGTACATGAATTTACAGGTCTACAAAACATGTATATTTCATttcctaacaaaaaaaatatcattaattaatagtaattaaaaatgtatagtaaaaatctaaaataaatttaattgtaaaaaattattatagtttaatAAGCGTGAATATTATAGAAATTCTGGATgaaatatgtattttatgtaaaataaacataattaaaagaATTAGTTCACCTGTTGTTGGAGGGCAAG is part of the Raphanus sativus cultivar WK10039 chromosome 5, ASM80110v3, whole genome shotgun sequence genome and harbors:
- the LOC108863009 gene encoding LOB domain-containing protein 20-like encodes the protein MAATATTGTGTASPCGACKFLRRKCASGCIFAPHFGSDQGAARFAAVHKVFGASNVSKLLHHIPVNRRHDAVVTISYEAQARLSDPVYGCVSTILALQQQVASLQAELSLVQSQLINSRVAMANVMQQQQQQSHHQQQQLVVMQQTEYSNNSSASTTLAGSTMNSFTATAAAAVSYDVMVPANLKHSLQPMPRHQQVTINHHEDDEQENGTDFSVAVGSTTVAAEGFHRI